The following is a genomic window from Phaseolus vulgaris cultivar G19833 chromosome 6, P. vulgaris v2.0, whole genome shotgun sequence.
TTCCCACTCCCCTTGAAAACAAGTATATGAAACCCCCAGATTCTTGTCATCTTTCACCTGCCAGTGATCTGGCTGCGAATTCTGTCTCATCAAATTCAGTCAGAAGTGCTGCGAATCCTGATGGCACCCTTTTTTCCTATGCTTCACAGCATGATAAGCAATATGAAGATCCCCCCTTTGTTCCTCAGACATTGGGTGACAATGTGTCTTCTGAAATACACTCAACAACATTCATTTCTCACCCTCATGAAAACGAAGATATTACCTGGGGACCAGATCCATTTCAGGATATTATTGGGTTTCCTGAAAATATTTCTGCCCAGCATGATCAGGTGGTAGAGAATGGCTGTTACATAAATGATGATAATGTCAAAAGAACCGATTTTGGGGAGTGGGTTGATCAGTTAATGTCAATTGATGATTCTCTTCACCCAAACTGGAGTCAGCTTCTTGGTGATGACAATGTAGCAGAACCAAAACCAAAGGTATGTTTCTCAAGCTGATTTTGCAAATACCTGTCACATATCTGTGAAATTACTAGGACGAGTATGTGGCATCTCATTTTTGGTTGCTTCTTTATAGTCTATGGGTCATGATTTTTGTACGTGAATGAACTAGTCACTGATGCATATGAAAATTAAGTTAATCTTGATTTTTTTATCTTGTTATAACAAGTGACTAAATGATCTCCATAAATGTCCATGAGTTTCCCCTTCCTTCGCCTTTCTGCATGGAGATTATTGTGGAGCATTTAGGTGATCAGTTCATCACCTTGTACATCTGAATTTGTGTATACAGTTCATTCCCTCTTCTCTTCTATGATGTGTATATGGGATTCTTAACAGTTTGAACTCTATTTTTATCATGCACCTTAACCTCTTCGTTCTATAGTTTCTCTTATTTGtagattgatttatttattactgTAAAAGCTGCTGAAACATATCCTACTCCATTAATGCATGCATTTCAGGTTCCTCAGCTGCTTGATATACCATCTGGAGAAGTTGTTGGCAATTCAGCAGCAACCACACCACAGACTAAGACTAGAATGCGTTGGACTCCAGAACTTCACGAGGCCTTTGTGGAAGCAGTCAATCAACTTGGTGGTAGTGAGAGTATGTTTGCGTCCATAATCTCATTCTTTTTAaccttcttcttctctcttgAGTGTTTCTTGTTATCTCATGATGTTAATTACTTAACACTCAGGGGCTACTCCGAAGGGTGTGTTGAATGTAATGAAAGTTGATGGCCTTACCATCTATCATGTAAAAAGCCACTTGCAGGTACAACTTTGATTTATCATCCTCTTAAATAGCTTGTAGGTGTAAGTCAATTTATTTAATCTAATGTTttccaaatatttttaatttcagaagTATAGAACTGCCAGATACAAACCAGAGCCATCCGAAGGTATGCTAAAGTGTAATTAGGAATTATATTGTGCCTATAACCTGGTT
Proteins encoded in this region:
- the LOC137831820 gene encoding protein PHR1-LIKE 1-like encodes the protein MSSSSRVLPTPLENKYMKPPDSCHLSPASDLAANSVSSNSVRSAANPDGTLFSYASQHDKQYEDPPFVPQTLGDNVSSEIHSTTFISHPHENEDITWGPDPFQDIIGFPENISAQHDQVVENGCYINDDNVKRTDFGEWVDQLMSIDDSLHPNWSQLLGDDNVAEPKPKVPQLLDIPSGEVVGNSAATTPQTKTRMRWTPELHEAFVEAVNQLGGSERATPKGVLNVMKVDGLTIYHVKSHLQKYRTARYKPEPSEGTSEKKATPIEEMKSLDLKTSKGITEALRLQMELQKRLHEQLEIQRKLQIQIEDQGKRLQMMFEKQREMGDKKVNGSSDEAATATPAAPSDSVLPSSPPVETSNEGREKSMEEEKEESTKQKAREGEEVINEDEDEVAPATKRVKSS